The following coding sequences lie in one Leptospiraceae bacterium genomic window:
- a CDS encoding N-6 DNA methylase: protein MFYRETYDSAVGCLSFCRFFPKILKNFLEFSVKKLFFSMPNNNSKISSIFSSQDVKYGITLFTDPEKENIEKLIEEREGKFFIKCQVKEKLKPAKPEEIVRQLWIYRLLNEYNYPKDRIDVERVIYFGSRDSGLADIVVLHEDLTHPYIIFEIKRPQRKEGLEQLKSYCNAEGAPIGVWSNGNELIRLHREEPNIFVEIPRIPKAGETLRDVLTERWTIKWLEEHDELKQGKTTLKKILLDLEELVLGNAGVEPFEEIFKLIYAKLYDEWMGINSSSYLLKFFVGDRSPKDVKEAITSLLEGAKREWPGVFEPTDKIELRDEHLKVCVSFLEKIKLFNSNLRIIDEAFEYLIPQVSKKKEGQFFTPRPVEDMIVLMLNPKANEFVIDPACGSAGFLLHSVMHVAGGMISGRPLPDNAKNFAQYKIYGIDFAKKAVKIAKAVNLIVGDGKSHIFKANSLAPHTWDDQTKAGLRERLLRFPNDPQKDRENQDKFLYFDFDVLMTNPPFAGTVKERDILRLYQLAEKDGRWVKKIGRHILFLERCLHFLKPGGRMAIVLPQGLLNNTNAEYIRRFIIEEARILAVVGLHGNTFKPHTGTKTSVLFLRKYTDDDKAKNQEIKLKYESKWEDFLAKLKEEYKDIKWNDNIDEEKLPEELLGFLETYFGRREDLEDVENIETTEEGSEGKTENKKSFSQLMETLDNYNLALREIQEELERAAKQRKQELKKEIKTLQNEINKLIKEISQRTLAGQVSLVLNDKRILESFKKYWLDGKIMKELDYPIFFAVNEKPVKDESGEYRYKKNPDGTFIMDQHGHPVIDHDLDEIAEAFIKFAKEQLKNGDNHFDFWR from the coding sequence ATGTTCTATAGAGAAACTTATGATAGTGCTGTGGGTTGCTTAAGTTTTTGCAGGTTTTTTCCGAAAATTTTAAAAAATTTTCTTGAGTTTTCTGTAAAAAAATTATTCTTTAGTATGCCAAACAATAATTCAAAAATATCAAGTATTTTTTCTTCGCAAGATGTAAAATATGGGATCACTTTATTTACTGATCCAGAGAAAGAAAACATTGAAAAATTGATAGAAGAAAGGGAAGGGAAATTCTTTATAAAATGTCAGGTTAAAGAGAAATTAAAACCCGCAAAACCAGAAGAAATCGTTAGGCAACTTTGGATATATAGATTATTAAACGAATATAACTATCCAAAAGATAGAATTGATGTTGAGAGGGTAATATATTTTGGTTCAAGAGATTCTGGACTTGCTGATATTGTCGTTTTGCACGAAGACTTAACTCATCCATATATAATTTTTGAAATTAAAAGACCTCAAAGAAAGGAGGGATTAGAACAGTTAAAAAGTTATTGCAACGCAGAAGGTGCGCCAATAGGTGTTTGGTCAAATGGAAATGAACTTATAAGGCTACATAGAGAAGAACCAAACATTTTTGTTGAAATTCCACGTATTCCAAAAGCAGGTGAAACATTAAGGGACGTTTTAACGGAAAGATGGACAATAAAGTGGCTTGAAGAACACGACGAACTAAAGCAAGGCAAGACAACGCTTAAAAAGATCTTACTTGACTTAGAAGAGCTTGTTTTAGGCAATGCAGGAGTTGAACCATTTGAGGAAATATTTAAACTTATATATGCCAAACTTTATGATGAATGGATGGGAATTAATAGTTCAAGCTATCTATTAAAATTCTTTGTAGGAGATAGAAGCCCAAAAGATGTTAAAGAAGCTATTACAAGTTTATTAGAGGGAGCAAAAAGAGAGTGGCCAGGTGTATTTGAACCAACAGATAAAATTGAATTAAGAGATGAACATTTGAAAGTTTGTGTTTCGTTTTTAGAAAAGATTAAACTTTTCAATTCCAATCTTCGCATTATAGATGAGGCTTTTGAATATTTAATCCCGCAAGTATCAAAAAAGAAAGAGGGACAATTTTTTACACCTCGACCCGTAGAAGACATGATAGTTTTGATGCTTAATCCTAAAGCTAATGAGTTTGTTATTGACCCTGCTTGTGGTTCGGCTGGTTTTCTTCTACATTCAGTGATGCATGTTGCTGGTGGTATGATCTCAGGTAGACCATTGCCTGACAATGCTAAAAATTTTGCTCAGTATAAAATTTATGGAATTGACTTTGCCAAAAAGGCAGTAAAGATAGCAAAAGCAGTAAACTTGATTGTTGGTGATGGTAAGTCTCACATTTTTAAGGCTAATTCATTAGCACCTCACACTTGGGATGATCAAACAAAAGCTGGCTTAAGAGAAAGACTTTTAAGATTTCCAAACGATCCTCAAAAAGACAGAGAAAACCAAGATAAATTTTTATATTTTGACTTTGATGTTTTAATGACCAATCCACCATTTGCAGGGACAGTAAAAGAAAGAGATATATTAAGACTTTATCAATTAGCGGAAAAAGACGGACGTTGGGTAAAAAAAATAGGTCGCCACATTTTATTTTTAGAACGTTGCTTGCACTTCTTAAAACCCGGTGGCAGAATGGCAATTGTTTTGCCACAGGGACTTTTAAACAACACAAACGCAGAATACATAAGACGCTTTATTATTGAAGAAGCAAGAATTTTGGCTGTTGTAGGATTACACGGGAATACATTTAAGCCTCATACTGGTACAAAGACAAGCGTTTTGTTTTTAAGAAAATATACTGATGATGACAAAGCAAAAAACCAAGAGATAAAACTTAAATATGAAAGCAAATGGGAAGATTTCTTAGCCAAACTAAAAGAAGAATACAAAGATATTAAATGGAATGACAACATAGATGAAGAGAAACTCCCCGAAGAGCTCTTAGGGTTTTTAGAAACCTATTTTGGAAGGAGGGAAGATTTAGAAGATGTTGAAAATATCGAAACAACTGAAGAAGGCAGCGAAGGAAAAACTGAGAATAAAAAATCATTTTCTCAATTAATGGAAACATTAGATAACTACAATTTAGCTTTAAGAGAAATACAGGAAGAATTAGAAAGAGCAGCAAAACAAAGAAAACAAGAATTAAAAAAGGAGATTAAAACATTACAAAACGAGATAAATAAACTTATAAAAGAAATTTCGCAAAGAACATTGGCAGGACAAGTAAGTTTAGTTTTAAACGATAAAAGAATATTAGAAAGCTTTAAAAAATACTGGCTGGATGGAAAAATAATGAAAGAGTTAGACTATCCTATATTTTTTGCGGTAAACGAAAAACCAGTAAAAGACGAAAGCGGAGAGTATAGATACAAGAAAAATCCAGATGGAACTTTCATAATGGACCAACACGGCCACCCAGTCATTGATCATGATTTGGACGAAATCGCAGAGGCTTTTATAAAATTTGCCAAAGAACAGTTAAAAAATGGCGATAACCATTTTGACTTTTGGAGATAA
- a CDS encoding MBOAT family protein, translating into MLFNSFEFIFLFVPLVFVGYFWLASHTHRAISKLWLVLGSLFFYSYWEIKYLPLILTSIIVNYFLGYLIGKFQHQKKLFLILGIVFNLLLLGYYKYFDFFIKNINWLLGTQFPLFYLVLPLGISFFTFQQIAYLVDTYKRETKEYRFVDYALFVSFFPQLIAGPIVHHKEMMPQFENENNLKIQYQNLALGLFIFSIGLFKKVVFADTLGQLADAGYSQPHGIRFIDAWLVSTSFVLQIYFDFSGYSDMAVGLGRMFNIHILWNFDSPFKAKNIQDTWRRWHVSLSRFLRDYVYIPLGGSKVSEFRTNLNLFLTFVIGGVWHGAGWTFVIWGALVGLGIVFHKIWQKNGGNLPSPLDVIVNFVFFVLSSVFFRAPDLEVAFEILKGMLGLNGIILPEEIKGIYYNPSLTYHPLGSIFLHRTHTDIGLYFVVALFVVFFTPNSREWAERFRPNWFFLLFTLILFFYSVVNLLNVTKFIYFNF; encoded by the coding sequence ATGTTATTTAACTCATTTGAATTTATTTTTCTTTTTGTGCCCTTGGTTTTTGTGGGGTATTTTTGGTTGGCATCTCATACCCATCGTGCCATTTCGAAGCTCTGGCTGGTTTTAGGGAGTTTGTTTTTTTATAGCTACTGGGAAATCAAATACCTGCCTTTGATTTTAACATCCATCATAGTGAATTATTTTTTGGGCTACCTCATCGGAAAGTTTCAACACCAAAAAAAGCTATTTTTGATCCTTGGGATTGTTTTTAATTTACTACTTTTGGGGTATTACAAATACTTTGATTTTTTTATAAAAAATATTAACTGGCTTTTGGGAACCCAGTTTCCTCTTTTTTACTTGGTTCTGCCTCTGGGGATTAGTTTTTTTACTTTCCAACAGATTGCCTACTTGGTGGATACTTATAAAAGAGAAACAAAAGAATATCGTTTTGTAGATTATGCCTTGTTTGTGAGTTTTTTCCCTCAGTTGATTGCGGGTCCTATCGTTCATCACAAAGAAATGATGCCCCAGTTCGAAAATGAAAATAACCTCAAAATCCAATATCAAAATCTGGCTCTGGGATTGTTTATTTTCAGCATAGGGCTTTTTAAGAAAGTCGTCTTTGCGGATACCTTAGGTCAGCTTGCAGATGCGGGTTATAGTCAACCCCACGGTATCCGGTTCATTGATGCATGGTTGGTGAGCACTTCTTTCGTTTTGCAAATTTACTTTGATTTTTCTGGTTATAGCGACATGGCAGTTGGATTGGGTCGAATGTTTAACATTCACATTTTGTGGAATTTTGATTCTCCCTTCAAAGCCAAAAACATTCAGGATACTTGGAGAAGGTGGCATGTGAGTTTATCTCGATTTTTGCGGGATTACGTTTATATTCCTTTGGGTGGTAGTAAGGTTTCTGAGTTTCGAACCAATCTAAATTTGTTTTTGACATTCGTGATTGGCGGAGTTTGGCATGGGGCAGGGTGGACCTTTGTGATTTGGGGAGCTCTCGTTGGATTAGGAATTGTTTTTCATAAAATTTGGCAGAAAAATGGAGGAAACCTTCCGAGCCCATTGGATGTGATTGTGAATTTTGTTTTTTTTGTTTTAAGTTCTGTGTTCTTTCGAGCTCCTGACTTAGAAGTTGCTTTCGAAATCTTAAAAGGCATGTTGGGATTGAATGGCATTATCCTTCCCGAAGAAATCAAAGGAATTTATTATAATCCTTCGTTGACCTACCATCCCTTGGGAAGCATCTTTTTGCATAGGACCCATACGGATATTGGACTGTATTTCGTTGTGGCGTTGTTTGTGGTTTTTTTTACTCCAAACTCGAGGGAATGGGCTGAGCGTTTTCGACCAAACTGGTTTTTTCTTTTGTTCACGTTGATTTTGTTTTTTTATTCTGTTGTAAATCTACTTAACGTCACAAAGTTTATCTATTTTAATTTCTGA
- a CDS encoding methyl-accepting chemotaxis protein translates to MIAKIVEKFRSILGLLIITVIFTSLIPAIINYGFDFYLIYNNAIKLAREELELQLESLSKVVDNHLSSSIKVLTFSSRFLDLKDKTEIEKIIKELQSLYWNHYFHNVFITDDEGNVILSPKHEGETHTYEGQKVPKEFLNKQIQITFFDSIFGHEHIHPLAIVPVGDFYLIGEVEFAILSSLLEQDLLTTYIVDERNKGFRYSKGKLLQVQDFQNHEIFSKVTNRNIKNQLYCEFAKNHESIKVYSCITQSPNFRYSLVAEITEEKILSFVKFQLIRTLIVFAGLGIIIIYIIYKISSRFIKPLKQITSSLEEMEKEKGLSLTLNTKTGIKETDNLVKQFNNLLEKIHLLINDIRATSDGIDHLFVTVKNTSTTIEKTSVDFSSILEENSASLEEINSTMEDIEKLGKKNYEQAKEIQELIQTNLAKLNILGKTLNELAEISNNTANFTKQSKEQSEKLKSMIYGIQETSERITEILSIIKEISDRTNLLSLNASIEAARAGEAGKGFAVVAQSISNLAETTEKSVKDIEELIEQTTFQMNQAIQYIDQSTEMMSKSNDMVSLLDKEIQNSKDIIQDQIQSSQKIFDNTNRMSSLATDTFNSIKFVKGIISEIHQSIDQASQLSVHFTEISRKLTEAIAKLDINAQKLRQQMKLFSRN, encoded by the coding sequence ATGATAGCGAAAATAGTAGAAAAATTCCGTTCGATTTTAGGTTTACTCATTATCACTGTCATTTTCACAAGCTTAATACCTGCGATCATAAATTATGGATTTGATTTTTATTTGATTTACAATAATGCCATAAAGTTGGCAAGAGAGGAATTAGAACTACAACTAGAAAGCCTTTCAAAAGTAGTTGATAACCACCTTTCCAGTTCGATAAAAGTTCTCACTTTTAGTTCTCGTTTTCTGGATTTAAAAGACAAGACGGAAATCGAGAAAATCATCAAAGAACTACAAAGTTTGTATTGGAATCATTACTTTCATAATGTATTTATCACAGATGATGAAGGAAATGTAATCCTAAGTCCAAAGCATGAAGGGGAAACCCACACCTACGAAGGTCAAAAAGTTCCTAAGGAGTTTTTAAATAAACAGATTCAAATTACCTTTTTTGATTCAATTTTTGGGCATGAGCATATCCATCCTTTGGCTATCGTTCCTGTGGGTGATTTTTATCTCATTGGAGAGGTTGAATTTGCCATATTGAGTTCTCTATTGGAACAAGATTTACTTACCACCTACATTGTAGACGAAAGAAACAAAGGATTTCGTTATTCCAAAGGAAAACTACTACAAGTTCAAGATTTTCAAAACCATGAAATTTTTTCAAAAGTAACCAATAGAAACATCAAAAATCAACTTTATTGTGAATTTGCCAAAAACCATGAGTCGATAAAAGTCTATTCATGCATTACACAATCTCCTAATTTTCGCTACAGTTTGGTAGCTGAAATCACAGAAGAAAAGATTTTAAGTTTCGTTAAATTCCAATTAATCCGAACGTTAATCGTATTCGCAGGTTTAGGTATCATCATAATTTATATCATTTACAAAATCTCAAGCCGCTTTATCAAACCATTGAAACAAATTACCAGTAGTCTTGAAGAAATGGAAAAAGAAAAGGGTTTGAGTCTAACCCTCAATACAAAAACTGGAATCAAAGAAACCGATAACTTAGTGAAGCAATTCAACAACCTCTTAGAAAAAATCCATTTACTTATCAATGATATTCGAGCAACTTCGGATGGTATTGATCATTTATTCGTGACTGTGAAGAATACGTCCACCACCATTGAAAAAACCTCCGTTGATTTTTCTTCCATATTAGAAGAAAACAGTGCCTCTTTGGAAGAGATCAACTCCACCATGGAGGACATTGAAAAACTCGGGAAAAAGAACTACGAACAAGCAAAAGAAATCCAAGAATTAATCCAAACCAATTTGGCAAAACTAAACATATTAGGAAAAACCTTAAATGAATTAGCAGAGATTTCGAATAATACGGCAAATTTCACCAAGCAAAGCAAAGAGCAGTCTGAAAAACTCAAAAGCATGATCTACGGCATCCAAGAAACATCAGAAAGAATCACAGAGATTTTGAGCATCATCAAAGAAATTTCTGATAGAACCAATCTTTTGTCTTTGAATGCATCAATTGAAGCCGCAAGGGCAGGAGAAGCCGGGAAGGGTTTTGCCGTGGTAGCTCAGTCCATTTCCAACTTAGCAGAAACCACAGAAAAAAGTGTCAAGGACATCGAAGAACTCATAGAACAAACTACCTTTCAAATGAATCAAGCCATACAATATATTGATCAATCCACAGAAATGATGAGTAAAAGTAATGACATGGTATCCTTGCTGGATAAAGAAATTCAAAATTCCAAAGACATCATCCAAGATCAGATACAAAGTTCACAAAAGATTTTTGATAATACAAATCGTATGAGTTCTCTTGCCACAGATACCTTCAACTCCATCAAGTTTGTGAAAGGAATCATTAGCGAAATCCATCAATCCATTGATCAAGCGAGCCAACTATCGGTTCATTTCACAGAAATATCACGAAAACTCACCGAGGCTATAGCAAAATTAGACATAAACGCCCAAAAATTACGACAACAAATGAAGCTCTTTTCCAGAAATTAA
- the ppdK gene encoding pyruvate, phosphate dikinase yields MKYDIYFFEKGNVEIEKIDKMELGGKGANLCIIAKIGIPVPPGIVIPTKYCHEYLKQGGLPDDFMDFVLEKLKLVETSTGRTFGGSVKPLLVSVRSGAPVSMPGMMDTILNLGMNEETIKALILETKDERFVYDSYRRFVQMFGDIVLGVPHDEFEKILDGFKKLSNAASDTDLTPEVLKEIVKSYKDVIKKYTKQDFPDNVVDQLRMSIEAVFRSWNNERAIIYRKIHSIPESYGTAVNIQAMVFGNMGFDSATGVCFTRNPSTGEKRFYGEYLLNAQGEDVVAGIRTPENIENLQFVMPEVYQELYQTTQRLEEYFKDMQDIEFTVEKRKLYILQTRSGKRTARAALKIAYDMVKEGLITPKEAITRVDPESLPSVMTPIFDPVELQAAKNNGHYLTKGLNAGPGAASGKIVLTSEKAVELAAKGEKVLLVRTETSPDDIKGMQYSEGILTSRGGMTSHAAVVARAMNKPCVVGCSDIAVFENHIEVVTFDGRRLCIREGNELSIDGTTGEVLLGKIKTIPSEIIRVLTGEIPKEESEIATHFLQIMEWADMYRKIGVRANADTPLDAKMARILGAKGIGLCRTEHMFFGEERLPLMQKMILSKTSIERKEVLKELKKFQKEDFVQIFKEMEGYPVTIRLLDPPLHEFLPMSDEDAQHLSMKIGIPVEEIIERRESLREMNPMLGHRGCRLGITYPEITEMQVEAIIEAAIECKRTGMDIYPEIMVPLVGNKKELELQREIIEKTAKRVMKEQNMVIHYEIGTMIEVPRAAITADEIAEVADFFSYGTNDLTQMTLGFSRDDAEVFLREYIRLGIYEKNPFETIDVNGVGELVKMATQKGKARKASLKCGVCGEHGGDTQSVYFFAKIPLDYVSASPYRVPIARLAGAIIAVKE; encoded by the coding sequence ATGAAATATGATATTTACTTTTTTGAAAAAGGCAATGTTGAGATAGAAAAAATAGATAAAATGGAATTAGGTGGAAAAGGAGCTAATTTGTGCATCATTGCAAAGATTGGTATCCCTGTTCCACCAGGTATCGTTATACCTACAAAGTATTGCCATGAATATCTAAAACAGGGGGGATTGCCAGATGATTTTATGGATTTTGTATTGGAAAAATTAAAATTAGTGGAAACATCTACGGGAAGAACTTTTGGCGGAAGTGTCAAACCTCTATTGGTTTCGGTTCGTTCTGGTGCTCCTGTGAGTATGCCGGGAATGATGGATACCATTCTAAATTTAGGGATGAATGAAGAAACCATCAAAGCTTTGATCTTAGAAACCAAAGATGAACGGTTTGTATATGATTCTTATCGAAGGTTTGTCCAGATGTTTGGAGATATCGTTTTGGGGGTTCCCCATGATGAATTCGAAAAGATTTTAGATGGCTTCAAAAAGTTATCGAATGCAGCAAGTGATACAGATTTAACTCCGGAAGTTCTCAAAGAAATAGTGAAATCCTACAAAGATGTCATCAAAAAATACACAAAGCAAGATTTCCCTGATAATGTTGTAGATCAACTTCGGATGTCGATTGAAGCGGTTTTTCGTTCGTGGAATAATGAACGAGCCATCATTTATCGAAAAATCCACAGCATCCCGGAATCTTATGGAACTGCTGTCAATATCCAAGCTATGGTATTTGGAAATATGGGGTTTGATTCAGCAACTGGGGTGTGCTTTACTCGAAATCCCTCAACGGGGGAAAAACGCTTTTACGGGGAATATCTACTCAATGCTCAAGGTGAAGACGTAGTAGCAGGGATACGAACACCTGAGAATATCGAAAATCTTCAGTTTGTCATGCCCGAAGTATACCAAGAACTCTATCAAACTACACAAAGACTAGAAGAATATTTTAAAGACATGCAAGATATTGAATTCACCGTAGAAAAAAGAAAATTATATATCCTACAAACTCGAAGTGGAAAAAGAACAGCGCGAGCTGCCTTAAAAATTGCTTACGATATGGTCAAAGAAGGATTGATCACACCAAAAGAAGCCATCACTCGAGTGGATCCTGAATCGTTGCCTTCTGTGATGACTCCTATTTTTGATCCTGTGGAACTCCAAGCGGCTAAAAACAATGGTCATTATTTAACGAAAGGCTTGAATGCGGGTCCTGGAGCTGCGAGCGGAAAGATTGTTCTTACCAGTGAAAAAGCAGTAGAACTGGCCGCAAAAGGCGAAAAGGTCCTTTTGGTGAGAACGGAAACCAGCCCTGATGACATCAAAGGAATGCAGTATTCGGAGGGAATTTTGACCTCTCGTGGTGGTATGACTTCTCATGCAGCTGTGGTTGCTCGAGCAATGAATAAACCCTGTGTCGTGGGTTGTTCCGACATTGCTGTTTTTGAAAACCATATTGAAGTCGTTACTTTTGATGGAAGACGTCTTTGCATTCGAGAAGGTAATGAATTATCAATTGATGGAACAACGGGAGAAGTATTGCTTGGAAAGATTAAAACCATACCATCAGAAATCATCCGAGTTTTGACAGGAGAAATCCCTAAAGAAGAATCCGAAATCGCAACCCACTTCTTGCAGATCATGGAATGGGCGGATATGTATAGAAAAATTGGAGTTCGAGCAAACGCAGACACCCCGTTAGATGCGAAAATGGCAAGAATCTTGGGAGCAAAGGGGATTGGGCTATGTAGAACAGAACACATGTTCTTTGGAGAAGAACGATTACCCCTCATGCAAAAGATGATTTTATCGAAAACTTCAATTGAACGAAAAGAAGTCTTAAAAGAACTAAAAAAATTCCAGAAAGAAGATTTTGTGCAAATCTTCAAAGAAATGGAAGGGTATCCTGTTACAATTCGATTGTTGGATCCACCTCTCCATGAGTTTTTACCCATGTCCGATGAAGATGCTCAGCATTTATCGATGAAGATTGGTATACCCGTGGAAGAAATCATCGAACGTAGAGAGTCCCTAAGAGAAATGAATCCCATGTTGGGGCATCGAGGATGTCGGTTAGGAATTACCTATCCTGAAATAACGGAAATGCAAGTGGAAGCCATCATTGAAGCTGCGATTGAATGTAAAAGAACTGGCATGGATATTTATCCAGAAATCATGGTGCCCCTTGTGGGAAACAAAAAAGAATTAGAACTCCAAAGAGAAATCATAGAGAAAACCGCAAAGCGAGTGATGAAAGAACAAAACATGGTAATCCATTATGAAATAGGAACCATGATTGAGGTTCCAAGAGCTGCTATTACCGCCGATGAGATTGCAGAAGTGGCAGATTTCTTCAGCTATGGAACAAATGACTTAACCCAAATGACTTTAGGATTTTCACGTGATGATGCAGAGGTCTTTTTAAGAGAATATATTCGTTTGGGGATTTATGAAAAAAACCCTTTTGAAACCATAGACGTAAATGGAGTAGGAGAACTTGTAAAAATGGCAACCCAAAAGGGAAAAGCAAGAAAAGCCAGCTTGAAGTGTGGAGTTTGTGGTGAACATGGGGGTGATACCCAGAGTGTTTACTTTTTTGCTAAAATTCCTTTGGATTATGTGAGTGCATCTCCGTATCGGGTTCCCATTGCTCGATTGGCAGGTGCCATCATTGCAGTCAAAGAGTAA
- a CDS encoding STAS domain-containing protein: MIKTRYENDILVIETEEQRLDMVVARKFKDKLSEAIQDKPKKIILNLAKTNYFDSSALGALVSFLKDVKTYNGHLVLCNLSRSLMALLKLSKLDILFEIKDSEQEAIQHYNDLHPKKK; encoded by the coding sequence ATGATAAAAACAAGATACGAAAATGACATTCTTGTAATTGAAACAGAAGAACAAAGACTCGACATGGTGGTTGCGAGGAAATTCAAAGATAAACTATCAGAAGCTATACAAGATAAACCCAAAAAGATCATCTTGAATTTAGCAAAAACAAATTACTTCGATAGTTCTGCTTTGGGAGCTTTGGTATCCTTCTTGAAGGACGTAAAAACTTACAATGGGCATTTAGTTCTTTGTAACCTTTCTCGTTCCTTGATGGCACTTTTGAAGTTATCAAAATTAGATATTTTGTTTGAAATTAAAGATAGCGAACAAGAGGCAATCCAACATTATAATGATCTTCATCCCAAAAAGAAATGA
- a CDS encoding DUF1577 domain-containing protein, with protein sequence MTKKQSFQEIEKQLQKEIIKILKKEHDPPEKHTILGNNLNEIRHILYYLKSKKVPIYIYYLVDTFTGFILDVEDIFVKVQVLGFEETSFRRCRIAFNFMNVFYQFEVSIYRVDKDIITIYTPLYIQYTTKRKFPRYTTHNLYANINIVYYQLFSHHEYENILKHHFPKIIEELQKDLPDLSMILRVMLQELEKISDTYEIHFFSIETLKSLDWRIKQMKSIQKTIYIENTDSIRSYYAPINNPSITNFERFYRNMLKTNSEEDVLRFFENLMREDKRNQKNSYVYAPIFLFDEIIGYIYTETSYIERKKIFLDDAIKIHILSKVLSYTINRIIFYKGFYETSSALVKNISLSGILLNITSQYIYNYLIGNDLLKIELELFNQKAKFLGMITRMFTLGEKNYNIALEFTEFFDDSFKILENFIFHLQKQELKKGASAP encoded by the coding sequence GTGACAAAAAAGCAAAGTTTCCAAGAAATAGAAAAACAACTTCAAAAAGAAATAATAAAAATCCTAAAGAAAGAACACGACCCCCCAGAAAAACACACAATCTTAGGAAATAATCTCAACGAAATTAGACACATTCTTTATTATCTAAAAAGCAAAAAGGTTCCAATTTATATTTACTATTTAGTTGATACTTTTACAGGTTTTATTCTTGATGTAGAAGATATTTTTGTAAAGGTTCAAGTCCTTGGTTTTGAGGAAACAAGCTTTCGTAGGTGTAGAATTGCTTTCAACTTCATGAATGTTTTTTATCAATTTGAGGTTTCAATCTACAGAGTTGATAAAGACATAATCACAATTTATACCCCATTATACATTCAATACACAACTAAAAGAAAATTCCCAAGATATACCACGCATAATCTCTATGCAAACATCAATATTGTTTACTACCAACTTTTCTCTCACCATGAATACGAAAACATCTTAAAGCATCATTTCCCCAAAATTATCGAAGAACTACAAAAAGACCTACCAGATCTCAGCATGATTTTAAGAGTCATGCTTCAAGAGTTAGAGAAAATCTCTGATACCTACGAAATCCACTTTTTTTCTATAGAAACCTTAAAGTCTCTGGATTGGAGAATAAAACAGATGAAATCAATACAAAAAACCATTTATATCGAAAATACAGACTCGATAAGAAGCTACTATGCTCCGATTAACAATCCGTCTATCACTAATTTCGAAAGATTCTATCGTAATATGCTCAAGACTAACAGTGAAGAAGACGTTTTACGTTTCTTTGAAAATCTTATGAGAGAAGACAAAAGAAATCAAAAAAATAGTTATGTCTATGCCCCCATTTTTTTATTTGATGAAATTATTGGTTACATTTACACTGAAACCAGCTATATAGAAAGAAAAAAAATTTTCTTAGATGATGCTATAAAGATTCACATACTAAGCAAAGTTTTAAGTTATACGATAAATCGAATTATTTTTTACAAAGGTTTTTATGAAACCTCATCTGCTTTAGTAAAAAATATAAGCTTGTCAGGAATTTTATTAAACATCACATCCCAATATATCTATAACTACCTGATTGGGAATGATTTATTGAAGATTGAATTAGAACTTTTCAATCAAAAAGCTAAGTTTTTAGGTATGATAACAAGAATGTTTACTTTAGGTGAGAAGAATTACAACATTGCTCTTGAGTTTACTGAATTTTTTGATGATTCTTTTAAAATCTTAGAAAATTTTATATTTCATTTACAAAAACAAGAGCTAAAAAAAGGGGCGTCAGCCCCATAG
- a CDS encoding chemotaxis protein CheX — protein sequence MKAEYINPFLEAANLVYVELLKERLIRGKIQINPYFEPNKGVDIVILIHFGGSIQGKVIYAFPEYSAKKVFEKLTGSKDENLFRSEYKDVLGEVGNIITGNAMNIFLSKNQFIEVSVPEIIDLREKKFISDKIVTVRINMFSRIGMLEIAVSIK from the coding sequence TTGAAGGCCGAGTATATAAACCCTTTTTTAGAAGCAGCAAACCTGGTCTATGTAGAACTTCTAAAAGAAAGGCTCATTCGAGGAAAAATCCAAATCAATCCCTATTTTGAGCCCAACAAAGGAGTTGATATCGTAATTTTAATTCATTTTGGTGGTTCTATTCAAGGAAAAGTAATTTATGCCTTCCCAGAATATTCAGCTAAGAAAGTATTCGAAAAATTAACAGGCTCAAAAGATGAAAATTTATTTAGATCAGAATACAAAGACGTATTAGGAGAAGTGGGGAATATCATTACAGGAAATGCTATGAATATCTTTCTTAGTAAAAATCAATTTATAGAAGTTTCTGTTCCAGAAATTATAGATTTAAGGGAAAAAAAGTTTATTTCAGATAAAATAGTCACTGTAAGAATCAACATGTTTTCCAGAATTGGTATGCTTGAGATTGCTGTATCTATTAAATAA